The DNA sequence ACCATCGAGCTGGAACACCTGGCCATCCAGGCGCGCACGCCGGCGCTGCGCGCCGTTTCGTCCGATCCGGAGCGCCTGCGCCTGGAGGGACGTTCCCTCGCCGAGATCGAAGCGGATGCCGTTCGGCAGACGCTCCGGCTCACGCGTGGGAACCGCACCGCTGCAGCTCGCTTGCTGGGAATCTCACGTCCGACCCTTCTGCGGAAGATCCGCCAGTACGGGGCCGATCGCAGCTAGGATCCACTTCCACCACCCTCACCCCCTGACCCCGACCCCCATGCTCGCATCCCCCTTCACCAGTTGCTTCGCACATCTGGCAGCGGAAGGGCAACACGCCCTCCGCACCAACGACCGCAGATCGCTGCGCATGGTCCTCGCCGATCTCGCCGAGTACTGGGAGCGTTCGGGCGATCCTGAGCTCGCCCGCGAGGTTCGACTCTACGCGCACGACGTGGTGGCGCCCGACGACCACTGAGTCGTAGCGCCGGAGACCGGGTCCCCTTCGGTGCGCGCGTGACCGCGCCCGGGGCGATGCCGCTAGGAGTTCTGCCGCGTCCGGAAGTAGGGCTCGACAGCGTCGTCAGGCGGCGGTGGGGTCACAAGACTCACCACCACCAGCGCCAGGGCGGACACCAGGAAGCCGGGTAGCACCGGATCCAGGCCCGCCGATCCGAACCGCTTCCAGAGAAGCGTCGTCACCAGGCCGCCGATCATGGCCGCGGTCGCGCCTTCGCGGGTGGCGCGCTTCCACAGCACGCCGCCGACGACCGGCATGAAGAAGCACGCGGCCATCAGCGCCGTGAACAGCAGCACGATGAACTGCACCAATTCCCCTTCGCCTACACCGGACAGGACGAGGATCACAGGCGTCGTCCCCACCACCACGATCCCCAGCCGATCCACCCAGCGACGACGGAGCTCGCTGGTGTCGGGCGCGACGAGGTTCTGGTAGAGGTCGACGGACAGGGCCGACCCGGCCACGATCAGCAGCGAATCCACCGTCGACATCATGGCGGACAGGATCGCGGCCAGCAGGATGGTTCCCATCACCGGAGGCAGCACCGCGCTCGCCACCATGGGCATGGCCAGGTCGCCGGTAGGGAGCAGCGGAAAGAGCACGATGCTCGCCAGCGCGAGCACGAACACCAGAAGGTTGATGCCCGTGCTCATCAGGATCGCGAACAGGATGCCGCGACGCACCTGCGCCATGTCCCGCATCGCGAGGAGGCGCACCAGCCGTTCCGGCGTCGCAACCGAGCCGAGGAGGAACGACAAGCCCATGGTGAACAGCAGCGCGGGGGGTAGCCCCTCCCAGGTGAAGACCAGTGGATTGGCGGCTTCCACCAGTTCGAACAGCGCCGTAGCGCCTCCCACCTGACGGAGCGCCAGTGGAACGGCGCAGAGGGCTCCGACCCCCATGATGAGCAACTGCAGGAAATCCGTGTAGACGACGGCGATCATTCCGCCCACGACCGTATACACGAGAAGAATGGCCGTGAAGCCCACCATTCCCACCGAAGTGTCGATTCCGAAGATGGTGTGGGCGATGAGTCCACCCGCGACGATCTGCGCCTGGATGTAGACGACCGTGGCGATCAGGATGATCGCTGCAGCCAACCCGCGCACGCGTTTCGAGTAGTAGCGCCGTTCGATGAACGCAGGTAGCGTCAACTGCCGAACCCGAGTGAAGCGCGGAGCCAGCACGGCTGCGAGGAACCAATACGCCAACGGGATGGTCAGGACCAACCAGGTGAATGACCAGCCCACGGTGTAGATCACCCCGATCGTGCCGATGAACGTGCCCGCACTGACGTGGGTGGCCGCGATGGTGGCGCCCCCGACCAGCCAACCCAGACGCCCGCCCGCGATCCAGTAGTCGGCCTCGTCCCGTGTCCGCTTCAGACTGTACAGGCCGATCGCGAACACGAGGATGAAGTAGAGCGCGAAGACGACGGCGCGGAGGGTCATGGGCCTTCTCCCGCTGCCGTGTTGTCTGCCCCGCTCTCGCCCGCGCGTTCTTGGGTCCGCTCGGTCCGGCGCATCCAGACCACGTACCCGACGATGATCCCGGCGAACGCCACGAAGAGTCCCCAGAAGACGAAGCGGTCCATACGGGCGACCCTACACGCGCGCGCTCAAGTGGCGCCATCCCGCCCACCCCAGGAGGCCGATAAGCACCACCACGGCGGCCTCGAAGACGACGAGCCCGTCGACGCGCCCCCGATCAGACGGTCGGAGCCGCACCCGCACCAGCGACGGCACCGTCGACAGGGTGCCCCGGACGACGCCGTTCTCGTCCGCGTCGCCGAAGACGGAGGGAAAGCTCTCGGCCACCCGGAAGCCGGCCGGCAGCACCAGGTCGCCGCCGAAGAAGTCGGCGCGCGCCGAAGCCGCCGCGGTGCCCACCGTCGGAACGGGAAGAGCGACCTGCACGTCACCACGGGAGTCCCGCCGCAAAGGCAGCCCGTAGCGCAACTCGAAGCGCACAGTGTCGGAGGACTCGAGCGGGAGCAGCGCCTCGGCCCGTGGACCATTGCGTTCCACGGGCACGCGAGTCGGAGGCCCCGCGGGGAGCCGCAGCTCGATCCACTCCGGTACCCCATCGTCGAAGGCGAGCATGCGAAGCCTCACCGGTCCACGGACCTGGGACAGCGTCGCGGTCAGGACCGCCTCCGCCTGCGCCCCACGGAGATCGACCTCGAGCCGGACCTCCTGCAGCACGCTGGAATCGGGTGCCTGAGCGCTCGCAGCCCCGAGTCCGGCACCCGTCAGACCCGTGACCAGGAGCGTCAGGCTCAGGGCCACACCTGACCGAGCACGCGGAGCACGTTCCCCCCCATCACCTTGGCGATGTCGGCGTCACCGTACCCCGACCGCACCAGCCAGCGGAGGATGTTGTGGGACCCCTCGGTGGGATTCTCGAGCCCCTCGACCCAGGGCACCCGCTCGAACCCGGGCACGGCCGGCTTCGCTTCACGCTCGCGACCCGAGCGCGATTCTTTGATGGAAAGGTTGGCGGCGTACACATCGTGCAGTCCGACGTGGTCCCCGTAGAGGGTATCGGGCCCGAACGCCACATGATCGATCCCGACGAGCGCGCGGATGTACTCGAAGTGATCCATGAAGGACTCGAGGGAGTGTTTCGGGTGCGCCGGACTCACGGTCGTATGCGGTGCGCACTCGATGCCGATGACGCCTCCTTTCGCTGCGCACGCCTCCAGGACTTCGTCCGGGGCCAGCCGGTTCGAGTCCCACAGCGCACGCGCCCCGATGTGCGAGAGCACGATGGGGTGCTCCGAGCACTCGATCGTATCCAACGTGGTCAGATCCCCACAGTGTGAGCAATCGATCAGCATGCCCACCTTGTTCATCCGTTCCACGGCACGCCGCCCGAACACGGTGAGACCCCCATCGCGCGGCTCCTTGAGGCCCGCGCCCAACTGGTTGCCCTCGCTGTAGGCGATGCCCAGCGCTCGCACGCCCAAGCCGAACAGGAGCTCGATGCGATCGAGCTCGTTCTCGATCATGGCGGCGCCTTCCATCGACGCGATCCAGGCGACCCGCCCCTCCCGCTTGGCGCGGTGGATGTCGTCGACACGCGTGGCGTGGAAAACGAAGCCCTGGTGGGCGAGGTCGCACAACCGCATCCCCAGGTCGTGCACGACCTCGGTCCACTTCCAGCCGGAGTGGGAGTGGATCGTGCAGATCCCGTCCATGAGGTTGTCGAACACCGCATCCCACAGCCCGTGGGCGAGCCCCTCGTATGCCGTGGGCATCCGGCCGGTGCGCACCATGTCGGGGGTCTGCTGGATGTCGGCCGGGAACGTGCCGAGGTGCTCGTGCAGCGAGATCATGGGCGTGCTCGCCGCCAGGCGCTGGGCTTGTGCCTCCTGCTCCGCGCTGAGCGGCACGACGAAGGGCGGGACCCGCCCCAACTCGGGCGCCAACTCGAACGCCCGGTAGTCCGCGCCCGGCTCCAGGTACTCGAAGGAGCGATCGCCACGATAGCCAGCCTTCACGGCCATGGGTGCCTCGATGCAGGAGGGGGGTCGACGACCTCGGTGTCGCGCTAACCTACGGGCGGCGACTCTGGCGAGCGAGAGCCTCGGGCCTTGCACGGCAGAGCGCTCCGGGCTATCAACGCGGAGTGAGCGAACGCCGCGTCCTTCCCGATATCCGACGCTCGTGGACGGTCTCGTCGGAGACCTACCATGCCCCCGAGCACTACCGCAGACAGTGCGACCGAGTGTTCGCGCACTCCTGGCAGTGGGTGTGCGACCGGGGCCGTGTGAAAGCACCGGGTCACGTGCTCCCATTCACGCTGTTGGAAGGCTGTCTGGACGAGCCTCTCTTCCTCTCCTGTGGACAGGACGGGACCACGCGCTGCCTCTCCAACGTGTGCACGCACCGGGGAGCCTTGGTCGTGGAGGGCGAAGGACACCAGCACACCCTGCGCTGCCGCTATCACGGGCGCCGCTTCACGCTGGAAGGCGGGTTTCACTCCATGCCCGAGTTCGAGCAGGTGGAGGGCTTCCCTTCCGCCTGTGACGACCTGCCCGAGTTGCCGTTGGAGACGTTCGGTCCCCTGCTCTTCAGCGGGATCGATCCCTCCATCTCCTTCGCGGATTGGATCCGGCCGGTCCAGCAGCTGGCCGGCTTCCTACCGTTCGAACGCGCGGTCTTCGATGCAGCCACCGCCCAGGACTACACGGTGGCAGCGCACTGGGCGCTTTACGTGGACAACTATCTGGAGGAGTTCCACGTCCCCTACGTCCACGCTACCAGTCTCCAGGGCTTGGATTACAGCGCCTACCGGACCGAGTGCTTCGAGTGGGGCAATCTGCAGCTCGGCATCGGACGGGAGGACGAGGAGCTCTTCACACTCCCCGAGGACCATCCACATTCCGGAGAGCGGGTAGCCGCGTTCTACTTCTGGCTGTTCCCCGCGACGATGCTCAACGTCTATCCCTGGGGACTGTCCTTGAACGTCGTGGAGCCCCTGGGGCCGGCGCGGACGCGCGTCCGCTTCCGCCCCTACGTCTGGGACGCCGCCCGACGGAGGGGTGTGGGAGGCGATCTCCATCGAGTGGAGATGGAGGACGAGGAAGTCGTAGAGTCCGTCCAGCGCGGGGTGCGCTCACGATTGTACGACCGGGGGCGGTTCTCTCCGCGGCGGGAGGTCGGGGTCCACCACTTCCACACGCTGCTCGAGCAGGCCCTGGCAGACCCCTCCTGAACGCTCTATATTCGGTTTTTGTTCGGTTATGCGACGACCTCCGACTTCCCAGCGTCTCCGCCCATTGGGTGCCCCTTCCGAGCTCCGCGTCGAGACCGACCAGGCCGGTGGGCCCCTGCGCATCCGCCGCCCCCAGGGCCGCGCGGAGGTGGTCGCCCACATCAGGGAGTCCTGGCGGATCGACGACGAGTGGTGGCGTGCGCCCATCTCGCGCCTCTATTACGAGGTCGTGCTCGAGAACGGACGCTCCCTGACGCTCTTCCACGATCGGATCGCCCGGAGGTGGTTTGCCCACTGACCCGCACCCGCTGACGCTGACGCCCGAGGAGGAGTCCGTCCTGCGCGGCGAAGCCGGTCCCGGACCCGCGCGGGCCCTGCGGGTCGTGGTGGCCGCCGCCCGTTTCCTGCGCGCCGACCGGTTGGTGCCGATCGAATCCGCCCACGTCGACGGCTGCCTTTATCACGGAGATGGCGGCGTCGAATACGCGGAGCGCCTCCTTCAGGAAGGGGCCCGCGTCGCGGTGCCCACCACCTTGAACGTCGGTGCCCTCGACCTCCTGCACCCGGACCGGGTGCGAAACCAGGGACACGCGACCCACATGGCCCGCCGTCTCATGGAGGCTCACCTCCATATGGGATGCCAACCCACCTGGACCTGCGCGCCCTACCAGGCCGGACATCGCCCCCAGACCGGCAGCCAGATCGCTTGGGGCGAGTCGAATGCGGTCGCCTTCGCGAATTCCGTCCTGGGAGCTCGCACCAATCGGTATGGAGACTTCCTCGATCTGGCCTGCGCCATCACCGGTCGTGCCCCCTATGCCGGGCTGCACACGGACGAAGGCCGCCGAGCTACGTTGGTCATCGACGTCAGTACGCTCTCTCCGGCACTCCAGGACGCAGACGTCCTCTACCCGGTCCTCGGGTCCTGGCTGGGGCGCAGGACCCACGGTCGCGTTCCCGTCATCAACGGCCTCGACGGCCCGGTTGGGGAGGATCGACTCAAGGCGCTGGGTGCTGCCGCTGCTTCCACCGGAGCGGTGGCGCTCTTCCACGTGGTAGGAAGCACCCCGGAAGCCCCCGATCTCGACACCGCCCTCGGCGGCGTTCCGCCGATGGAGATCCTGCGGCCCACGGGCCGCGACCTACGGGACGAGCTCGGCAGGCTGGAGACCACGAAGGGACCGGAGCTCGACGCCATCGCCCTGGGAAGCCCGCACTTCTCCCTGTCCGAGTTCGACGCGCTGGAAGGGCTGTTGCCCAGCGAACCCTTCCGACTGCCGTTCTACGTGTGCACAGGCCGTGGCGTGTTGGATGCGCTCGCTCGCGCCGGACGCCTCTCGCGCTTCGAGGCGGCGGGAGTCCGCGTCATCACCGACACCTGTGTCGTGGTGGCACCCATCCTCGACGCGGCCGGTGGCACGCTCATGACGAACTCGGGCAAGTTCGCGCACTACACGCCCGGGACCACGGGATACGACGTCGTCTTCGGAAGCCTGGCCGAATGCGTGCGTTCTGCCAGCGCCGGCCACGTGCAGCGGGACGCGACCTTGTGGCGTTGACGCGAATGGTCACCGGTCGGGTGTTGATCCCCGGACGAGCCCGGGGAGAAGCCCTGGTGCTGGATGCACCGATCAGTTTCTGGGGCGGAGTGAGCCCCGGCGATGGACGCATCGTCGATCCCCGTCACCCC is a window from the Gemmatimonadota bacterium genome containing:
- a CDS encoding membrane dipeptidase, producing MAVKAGYRGDRSFEYLEPGADYRAFELAPELGRVPPFVVPLSAEQEAQAQRLAASTPMISLHEHLGTFPADIQQTPDMVRTGRMPTAYEGLAHGLWDAVFDNLMDGICTIHSHSGWKWTEVVHDLGMRLCDLAHQGFVFHATRVDDIHRAKREGRVAWIASMEGAAMIENELDRIELLFGLGVRALGIAYSEGNQLGAGLKEPRDGGLTVFGRRAVERMNKVGMLIDCSHCGDLTTLDTIECSEHPIVLSHIGARALWDSNRLAPDEVLEACAAKGGVIGIECAPHTTVSPAHPKHSLESFMDHFEYIRALVGIDHVAFGPDTLYGDHVGLHDVYAANLSIKESRSGREREAKPAVPGFERVPWVEGLENPTEGSHNILRWLVRSGYGDADIAKVMGGNVLRVLGQVWP
- a CDS encoding sodium/solute symporter (Members of the Solute:Sodium Symporter (SSS), TC 2.A.21 as described in tcdb.org, catalyze solute:Na+ symport. Known solutes for members of the family include sugars, amino acids, nucleosides, inositols, vitamins, urea or anions, depending on the system.) — encoded protein: MTLRAVVFALYFILVFAIGLYSLKRTRDEADYWIAGGRLGWLVGGATIAATHVSAGTFIGTIGVIYTVGWSFTWLVLTIPLAYWFLAAVLAPRFTRVRQLTLPAFIERRYYSKRVRGLAAAIILIATVVYIQAQIVAGGLIAHTIFGIDTSVGMVGFTAILLVYTVVGGMIAVVYTDFLQLLIMGVGALCAVPLALRQVGGATALFELVEAANPLVFTWEGLPPALLFTMGLSFLLGSVATPERLVRLLAMRDMAQVRRGILFAILMSTGINLLVFVLALASIVLFPLLPTGDLAMPMVASAVLPPVMGTILLAAILSAMMSTVDSLLIVAGSALSVDLYQNLVAPDTSELRRRWVDRLGIVVVGTTPVILVLSGVGEGELVQFIVLLFTALMAACFFMPVVGGVLWKRATREGATAAMIGGLVTTLLWKRFGSAGLDPVLPGFLVSALALVVVSLVTPPPPDDAVEPYFRTRQNS
- a CDS encoding aconitase X catalytic domain-containing protein, with the translated sequence MPTDPHPLTLTPEEESVLRGEAGPGPARALRVVVAAARFLRADRLVPIESAHVDGCLYHGDGGVEYAERLLQEGARVAVPTTLNVGALDLLHPDRVRNQGHATHMARRLMEAHLHMGCQPTWTCAPYQAGHRPQTGSQIAWGESNAVAFANSVLGARTNRYGDFLDLACAITGRAPYAGLHTDEGRRATLVIDVSTLSPALQDADVLYPVLGSWLGRRTHGRVPVINGLDGPVGEDRLKALGAAAASTGAVALFHVVGSTPEAPDLDTALGGVPPMEILRPTGRDLRDELGRLETTKGPELDAIALGSPHFSLSEFDALEGLLPSEPFRLPFYVCTGRGVLDALARAGRLSRFEAAGVRVITDTCVVVAPILDAAGGTLMTNSGKFAHYTPGTTGYDVVFGSLAECVRSASAGHVQRDATLWR
- a CDS encoding aromatic ring-hydroxylating dioxygenase subunit alpha, whose protein sequence is MSERRVLPDIRRSWTVSSETYHAPEHYRRQCDRVFAHSWQWVCDRGRVKAPGHVLPFTLLEGCLDEPLFLSCGQDGTTRCLSNVCTHRGALVVEGEGHQHTLRCRYHGRRFTLEGGFHSMPEFEQVEGFPSACDDLPELPLETFGPLLFSGIDPSISFADWIRPVQQLAGFLPFERAVFDAATAQDYTVAAHWALYVDNYLEEFHVPYVHATSLQGLDYSAYRTECFEWGNLQLGIGREDEELFTLPEDHPHSGERVAAFYFWLFPATMLNVYPWGLSLNVVEPLGPARTRVRFRPYVWDAARRRGVGGDLHRVEMEDEEVVESVQRGVRSRLYDRGRFSPRREVGVHHFHTLLEQALADPS